A window from Balearica regulorum gibbericeps isolate bBalReg1 chromosome 1, bBalReg1.pri, whole genome shotgun sequence encodes these proteins:
- the NOPCHAP1 gene encoding NOP protein chaperone 1: protein MAGDGGAAGPAASRELLAVGRRGGLEETLLISSKCSSKKATTLQTVRMPRSNILDRVQSFLPQMAHANDELRRKMVTAPAHQFDIENLDSATEKVIEMNVAVVELSDSDTDEEILTSEDDSESEDDCTTDEVTIDNIKFPKQKGEKGKIEILDSKVNE from the exons ATGGCGGGGGACGGCGGAGCGGCCGGCCCGGCCGCCTCTCGGGAGCTGCTGGCCGTGGGGCGCCGTGGAG GACTGGAAGAAACTTTGTTGATTAGTTCAAAATGTAGCAGCAAGAAGGCCACAACTTTACAGACAGTTAGGATGCCGAGGAGTAATA ttttggaCCGAGTACAGAGCTTTTTACCACAGATGGCCCATGCAAATGATGagctaagaagaaaaatggtaacAGCACCAGCTCATCAGTTTGATATTGAAAATCTAGACAGTGCAACAGAAAAAGTTATAGAAAtg AATGTGGCCGTAGTTGAACTGAGTGATTCCGATACAGATGAAGAGATACTAACTTCAGAAGATGACTCAGAATCTGAAGATGACTGTACAACTGATGAAGTGACAATAGACAACATTAAGTTTCCTaaacaaaagggagaaaagggcaAAATAGAAATTTTGGACAGCAAAGTGAATGagtaa